A stretch of DNA from Longimicrobium sp.:
CCGGGCGAGCTCGTCACGTCCAGCACCACGTCGGTGAAGCCCTGCGAGACCGGGACGACCGTGCTCCCCATCCGCGCCGCCCCGGCCAGGGCGCCCGACACCAGGATCTGCCCGCCGACCACCTCGAGCTCCGTGACGTCGAGCAGCCCCGCGAAGGTGCCGCCGCCCGACAGGGTCCCGGTCACGGGGATGTCGTCGAGCAGGCCGGAGGGGATGACGACTTCGGAGGCGTCCGCGGGCGCCAGCGCGCGGTCGTCGACCTGCACGGGGGAACGGTCCGAGCACGACGCGGCCACCAGGGCCACGCCGAGCACGGCGAGCATGCGACGAACAGCCATAGGTCCTCCCTGGCGGTACATCGGCACCGCCGTTGGCGTACATGGCGGCGAAGCGCGGAATGCCGCCTCGCCGCTGGCCGGGGGACCCTGCGGGAGGCTCCCCGGCGGCGGAATGCCGCCGGTAGTGGCGGCCCGACTGGCCTGGCGATCTCGGTCGCGGCAGCCCCGTGGCCTGGGTCCAGCTTTGGGAGGGTTGCCCTGCGCAGCACCTGTCCGTCGTCCGCGGGCGCCGGTGGGGAGGGCGCGCGCGGACCGAACCCCGTCTGCAAGGAGCATACACAAGTTTATGTCACAGCGGAGCGGTAGAGCTGAACTGTACATAACCTGTGATCAACTGGCCCATCTGGAAGCTCGAGACCCCCGGGTGATTCCGTAATGCACTCGGAGCAAATCACTTGCACCTCACGAGCTGAAACGGGTGGATGGAGCAGATGCGGGTGGAGACGCAGACGCCTGCTCCGGGGATTTTTTGGAAAAACCGTCCGGCGGGCCCCGCTGGACTGCGAAAACGACGGGAGGGGCGCCCGCACGCCCCTCCCGTCGCGGTCTTTTCGGCTCTTCGGGGCGCCCGGCTCAGCCGAGCGCGCCCAGCAGGTCGTTGATGCGGTCCAGCAGGTCCACGATGCGGCCGATGGCGCCGCCGGCGTCCAGCAGCCCCGCCACCGCGCACAGCAGGTTGCCCAGCAGGTTGCCCGGGCCGGGCACCGCCGTGATGTCGAGCGAGATGGCGGACAGGTCCACCACCAGCCCCAGCAGGTCCAGGTTCAGCGGACCCAGGTCCAGCGTCAGGATCTTGCACGAGCGGCCGCCCGAGCCGTCGCCCAGCAGGTCGAGCGGGATGTCGGTGAAGGTCTGCACGATCTGGGTGACCACGCCCGCCTGCGTGGCGGTGCCGGTCAGCACGCCCGAGGCCACGAGCTGCCCGTCGTCCAGCCCCAGCTCGGTGATGTCCAGCAGCCCCGTGAAGGTGCCGCCGCCGGGGAGCGCGCCGGTCACGGGGATGTCGGTGAGCAGGGTCGACGGCGCGCGGGCGAACGACGCGTCGGTGGGCGTGAGCCCCCGGTCCTCGACCTGGACCGGGGAGCTGTCCGAGCACGACACGGCCACCAGGGCCACGCCGAGCACGGCGAGGAAGCGGCGAACTGCCATTGGGTCCTCCTTCGGCGGGGCGCGGCCCCGCGGTGGGTGGTGCATGGCGGCGAAGCGCGGAGTGCCGCTTCGCCGCGAGCCCGGTGCGCCCTGCGGGAGGCGCCCCGGCAGCGAAAAGCCGCCGGCGCCGATACACCCGGGTGTATCGATGCTGGCGGCCCGGCTGGCGTGGCGACCCGGGGGTCGCGGTAGCCCCGCGGCTCTGCGTCCCCGCCTTTCGGCGGGTTTGCTCTGAGCAGCACCTTTCGCGTTCCGCGAGCGCCGGGGGGCGGCGGTCGCGGGCGGAACCCCGGCTGCAATTCGCATTCACAAGTTTACGCCGCAGGAGAGCGGAAAAATGGTAAGCGAATATTCAGCTTGCGCTTGTGATTTTGTGGCCTATTACAAGCTACCAACTCTGGGGCGGAAATCCGTAACAGATTAAAAACAAACAACTTGCATCTGGTGTAACTGAAACGCCTGCGGGGAGCAGATTGGAAGCGACGGGAGACGGAGCGCGAGGCGGCTCTCGATCAACTTTTTGAAAAAAACCGGTCCGGCGGATACCCACCCGCCGACCGGTTCGTAATCAGCGCTCAGGACTCGACCCACGCTCCCGAGCACTTCGCACTTCGCACTCAGGACTTCGCACCGCCGTTCAGACGTTCACCTCCCACGGGCGCGCGCTCCTGCGGCTGCGCTCCAGCGCGTCGCGCATGAGCAGCTCGTGGTAGTTGACCTCGGGCTCGTCGGGGGCGGGGCTGCGCTGCACGTAGCGGCCGTCGGGGTGCAGGTCCCAGGCGAGGCGGTTGTCGGCCAGCGCGTAGTGGAGGATCTGCACCAGGCGGTCCCGGAGCGCGGCGTCCAGCACCGGCACCACCGTCTCCACCCGCTCGTTCAGGTTGCGCTCCCGCCAGTCTGCGCTGCCGATGAAGATCTCGGGGTCGCCCCGGTTGTGGAAGTAGTAGACGCGGTCGTGCTCCAGGAAGCGGCCCACGATGCTGACCACGCGGATGTTCTCGCTGAAGCCGCGCAGCCCCGGGCGCAGCCGGCTGTGCCCGCGCACGATCAGGTCCACGCGCACCCCGGCGCGCGAGGCGCGGTAGAGCTCCTTGATGACGCCGGGGTCGTCCAGCGCGTTCATCTTGGCGATGATCCGCCCGTCGCCGGTGCGCTCGTGCTGCGCCACCTCTCGGGCGATGCGCTCCTCGAACACCCGCCGCATGTCACGCGGCGCGACCACGAGCTGCGAGTACTGCTGGTCGGGCGCGTAGCCGGTGAGGAAGTGGAAGAGGTTCACCAGGTCGTCGCCCACCTCCGCGTTGGCGGTGAGCAGCCCCACGTCGGTGTAGACGCGCGCCGTGCCCGCGTGGTAGTTCCCCGTGCCGATGTGGCAGTAGGTGCGCGGCCGCCCCCCCTCGTCGCGCACGATCAGCGTGACCTTGCTGTGCGTCTTGAGCCCCACCAGGCCGTAGGTGACGTGCACCCCGGCGTCCTCGAGCATCTCGGCGCCGCGGATGTTGTTCTCCTCGTCGAAGCGCGCGGTCACCTCGATCAGCACCGCCACCTGCTTCCCCCGCTCGGCCGCGCGGAGCAGCGCCCTCACGATCGGACTCTCGGCGCCGGTGCGGTAGAGCGTCTGCTTGATCCCGATCACCCGCGGGTCGTCGGCCGCCTCCTCCAGCAGCCGCTGCACGCTGCCGGTGAAGGAGTCGTACGGGTGGTGCACCAGGATGTCGCCGCGGCGCAGGATGGCGAAGATGTTGCGCTCCTCCTCGGTCTCGCCCTCGTGCTGCAGCGGGTCGGGGACCACCGGCTCCCACGGCTCGTAGCGGTGCGCGGGGATGTCCAGGTCGGCCAGCCGCGCGCAGTCGGAGAGCGCCATCGGGCCCGAAGCCTCGTAGACGTCGTCGTCCTCCAGCTCCAGCTCGCGCAGCAGGAGCTGGCGCACCTCCTTCGACATCTCGCGGTCCACCTCGAGGCGCACCACGGGGGCGAAGCGGCGCTCGCGCAGCTCCTCGGAGATCATCGCCAGCAGGTCTTCGGCGGCGTCGCCGCGGCGCACGTCGGCGTTGCGGGTGACGCGGAAGGCGTGGGCGCTCACGATCTCCATCCCCCGGAAGAGCTGGCCCACGTTGGCCTGGATCACCTGCTCCACGGGGACGAAGTGGAAGCGCGACTCCGAGTGCGGCACCGGGAGCCAGCGCCCCTGCGCCGAGGGCACCTTGACGCGCGCGAAGTGGTAGGTGCTGCGCGCGGCGTGGCGCATGAGCACGGCCAGCGAGATGCTCAGGTTGGAGATGAAGGGGAAGGGGTGCCCGGGGTCCACCGCCAGCGGGGTGAGCACCGGGTAGATCTGCTCGCGGAAGTAGTGGTCGAGCGCGGCGCGCTGCCGCTCGTCGAGCTCGGCGTAGTGCGAGACCACCACCCCGGCCTCGGAGCGCAGGAGCGGCTTGAGCGTGCGCTCCCAGGCGTCGGCGAGCGCCAGGTACATCTCCAGCGCCTCCTCGCCGATCAGCTGCAGCTGGTCGGCGGGGGTGCGCCCGTCCATCGACAGCAGCTGCACGCGCGCGGCCTGCTGGCGCTTGAGGCCGCCCACGCGCTTCTGGAAGAACTCGTCGAGGTTGGCGGCGGCGATGGCCAGGAAGCGCACCCGCTCCAGGAGCGGGGTGCGCGCGTCCAGCGCCTGGTGGAAGACGCGCCAGTTGAAGTCCAGCAGCCCCAGCTCGCGGTTGAAGTACAGCGAGGGGTGGTCGAGGTCGGCGCCGCGCGGCAGCGGCAGCGGCGACACCGAGCGCGGCACCCGGGGCAGCGCCACCCCGCCGGCCGTGGGGAAGCCGCGCGGCGGCCGCGCCCGCGTCCGGGGGGGCGGGGGGGCTTCGTCGGGGAGGGAGACCGCGCGTTCCTCGGCACGCATGGAGAAGCTCACATCGGAAGGGTCGGAACATCCACCCCCACAACATTAGTCGCGCTGCGGCGGATGTAAACCATTGTGGTTGTTACGGCGTTCAGGGTTCCCCCGGGGACGAGCGGCCGGCGCGCGGGGTCACCAGCACCTTGTCGACGCGGTTGCCGTCCATGTCCATCACTTCCACCCGCATCTCGTCGGTCTCGAAGTGGTCGCCGGCGCTCGGCACCCGCCCCAGCTGCGTGGCGACGAAGCCGCCCACGGTGTGGTACTCGTGCCGGTCTTCCCCGCGGCGCTCCTCCAGCTCCAGCAGGTCGCGCAGCTCGTCCATCAGCACGCCGCCGTCCACCAGGAGCGACCCGTCGTCGCGGCGCACCACCTCGGGATCGGCGTGCGCGCCCTCCAGGTGGATGTCGCCGACGATCTCCTCCACCAGGTCCTTGAGCGTCACCAGCCCGTCGGTGCCGCCGTACTCGTCGACCACCAGCGCCACCTCGTGGCCGCCCTGGCGCATCCGCTCCAGCACCCGGAGCGCGCGCACCGTGCCGGGGACGAAGAGCGGCTCGCGGGCCACGGCGCGGAGGCTGGTGTCGCGCTCCTGGAGCCCCGCGGCCCACAGGTCGCGCACGGAGACGATCCCCAGCACGTCGTCCAGCGAGCCGTCGCAGAGGGGGAAGTGCTGGTGCGCCGCCTCCAGCATGATCCGCCGGTGCACCTCGGGCGGGTCGGCCACGTCGAGCCAGACGACGTCCACGCGCGGCGTCATCACGGTGGAGACGCGCTGGTCGGCCAGCCAGAAGACGCGCTCCACCAGCTCCCGCTCCTCGGCGCTGAAGACGCCCGCCTCGGTGCCCTGCTCGATGAGCCCCGACACCTCGGCCTCGGTGACGGGCGGCTCCTCGGGGCGGCGGATGCGCAGCACCGAGAGCACCACGTCGGTGGAGACGGTGAGCAGCGCCACCAGCGGCCGGCCGAGCCGGGAGAGCAGGCTCATGGGCGGCGCCACCAGCTCGGCGATCTTCTCGGGGTTGTTGAGCCCGATCCGCTTGGGCACCAGCTCGCCCAGCACCAGCGAGAAGTAGGTGATGGCGAGCACCACGGCGGCCAGCGCGATCGCTTCGGCGTACTCCGCCAGCGCCGGGGTGCGGGCGATCGCTCCGGCCAGGGGCTCGGAGAGCTTGGCCCCGCCGTACGCGCCCGCCAGGATCCCCACCAGGGTGATCCCCACCTGCACGGTGGCCAGGAAGCGCGACGGGTCCTCGGCCAGCGCCAGGGCGCGGCGGGCGCCGGCGCTCCCCTCGTCGGCCCGGTGCCGGAGCCGCGACTTGCGCGCCGAGACCACGGCGATCTCGCTCATGGCGAAGACGCCGTTGAGGAGCAGCAGGAAGAGGACGAGGAGGACCTGGAGCACTACGTCCGACATCGGGTGCCTTCGGGCTGGTGCGCGGTTCGTGCTTCCGTGCGAAGATACTACCAAGTGCGAAAGTGCGAGAGTGCGAGAGTGCGAAAGTACGCACTGCCGCACCGTGCGCTCCTCTCCAGACTCGAGTCACTTTCGCACTTTCGCACTCACGCACTCACGCACTATCCGGATGGGCTACCTCTTCGTCCTCGCCGCCGCCGTCCTCTGGGGGCTGATCGGTCCGGTGTCGCGGCTGGCGCTGCAGGGCGGGGTCGGGCCGCTGGAGATCGCCTTCTGGCGGGCGCTGATCGCGGCCGCCTGCTTCGGCGCGCACGCGCTGGCGCTCGGGAAGACGCGCCTGGAGCGGCGCGACCTGCCGGCGGTGGCGGCGTTCGGGATCGTGGGGGTGGCGCTCCTCTTCGCCTCGTACTTCTACGCGGTGCAGACGGGCGGGGCGGCGCTCGCGTCGGTGCTGCTGTACACGGCGCCCGTGTGGGTGGCCGTCTTCTCCGCGCTCTTCCTGCGCGAGCGGATGACGGGGCGCAAGCTGGCGGCGATCGGGCTGGCGGTGGCCGGGGTGGTGGGGATCGCGGCGACGAGCGGCGGGGGCGGGGTGCGGTTGGGGGCGGCGGCGCTCTTCTGGGGGCTCCTCTCCGGGTGGTCGTACGCGCTCTACTACCTGTTCGGCAAGCGCTACTTCGAGCGCTACCACGCGGCGACGCTCTTCCTGTACGCGCTCCCGGTGGGCGCGCTGGCGCTCCTGCCGCTGGTGCGCTTCGCGCCGAAGACGGCCGCCGCGTGGGCGGCCATCGTCTTCCTGGCGGTGGTGCCCACCTACCTCTCGTACCTCTTCTACAGCGCGGGGCTGCGCCGGGTGGAGGCCACCCGCGCCGCCACGGTGGCCACCATCGAGCCGGTGGTCGCCGCCGTGGCCGCCTGGCTGGCCTGGGGCGAGCGCCTGGGCCTCGGCGGCTACCTCTTCGCCTGCCTCATCGTCGCGGCCGTGGTCCTGATGGTGACGGGCGGCCGCTCCGGCGCGACGGACCCTCCTTCCGCGACGGAGGGGCTGGACGTGCACCCGTGAAGCGAAACCCGGCTCCGCGGGCATCGCGGAACCGGGGTCTCTGGAACTTTCAGGACCAGCGTCGGCCCGGAACGGACTCAGCCGGTCTCGACCGCCTCCAGCGCCTCGGCGTTGTCGCGCGCGGACTCCAGCAGCTCGATCAGCGTCTCCAGCCGGTCGCGGCCCAGGTGGCCGAGCTGGCGGCAGTGCAGCTCCGTGATCTGGTGGTCGAGCGGGGCGATCGCCGCGAGGCCCGCGGGGGTGATGCGCGTCCACACCACGCGGCGGTCCTCGGTGCATCGCCAGCGCTCGGCCAGGCCGCGCTTCTCCAGCCGGTCCAGCAGGCGGGTGACGTCGGGGTCGCGGGTGATCATCCGCTCGCCGATCTCGCCGGCGGTGAGCCCCTGCTCACCCGCGCCGCGCAGGATGCGCAGCACGTTGTACTGCGTCAGCGTCAGGTCGTGCTGCTTGAGCAGCTCCGACGCTCCCTGCGACAGCGTGTTGGCCGTGCGCAGCACGTTCAGGAAGGCCTCTTCTTCGAGGCTGGGAAACGGCTTGCTCTGCCTGATCTGCGCCTGGATCTTCCCCGGCATCCCCGCCTCCCGAGTGTGCACGCTTTGAATCCCCTGCGAGAAGGCTAGTCCTGCAAACAGAGGTGTCAAGGGAGTCACTCGTACGGATAGACGACAGCGGGAGATTCCGGCAAGCGGAACGGCCCGCGGAGTCACCTCCGCGGGCCGTCCCGTCCGCTCACCGTCCGCGGGCCGCTACGGGGTCGCGGCGCGGGTGCGGTAGACGCGGCCGTCGTGGATCACCGCCACCTGCTCGCCGAGGGCGAAGTAGCGGGCCAGTGCGGGGACGCGCCGCACCAGCTCGAAGTACTCCTCGGTGCCGAAGGTCACCGCCGTCTCCGGCAGCCGGGTGTCGGCCTTGATCTCCGCGTCGGTCCACACGCCGTCGCGCAGGTGGAAGGTCTTGTCGCCTACGCGCTGCACGCCGCCGCCCGTCACCACGACCCCTTCCAGCGAGACGGCGTCCTGCATGGTGCGCGCGGCCCGGCTCTGCGCCACGGCCGCCTCGCCCGTCTGCGCCTGCACCTGCGACGGCATCATCGCCGGCGGGGGAGGCGGCGGAGGGGGAGGCGGCGGCGGGACCGCCCCGTCGCGGCGCACGCGTCCGCCGTCCCTGTCGCGCACCGCGCCGCCGACCTGGCCCTGGCCGGCGAAGTCCCGCGGCCGCTCCAGGTTGGCCTCCGCGCCGGGCTCCAGCGCCAGGTACGACGTGTACGGCGTGACGATCCCGTAGCGGGTGCCCAGGTCCACCACCTCGTCGCGCAGCTCGCGGGCCTCGCCGTGGGTGCGGATCTGCTCCATCAGCCACCCCACGCGCCGCACCGCCCACAGCCGCGGCAGCCACTCGTGCCGCTCGTCGCGCAGGGGGAAGCGCTGGTTGGGGTAGACGAAGGTCTGCGTGGGCGAGGCGTTCCCCGACAGGCGCAGCGTGACGCCCGCCAGGTCGCGCTCGTTGCGGTAGCGGCCCACCAGCGCCAGCTGCGTCCCCTTGAACAGGTCGGGGAGCCGGCGCGGGTACACCAGGTCGGAGCGCACCGGGCCCAGGTCCAGCCGCAGGTTGGTGAGCACCGGGTGGTTCACCTTGTCGAAGAAGCCGGAGACCTTCACCTCCAGGTCTTCCTGCGGCGCCACGTAGTCGGCCACGCCGCCGTTCTCGGCCGCCACGCGGTCCAGCAGCCGCGTGTTCACGTCGTAGCCCACCCCGAAGGTGAAGAGCCGCATCCCCGCCCTCCGCGCCCGGTCCACGTTGGCCAGGATGCGCTCGACGTTCGTCTCCCCCACGGTGGGGATGCCGTCGGTGACGAAGACCAGCAGCCGCGGGCGGTCTCCCTCGCGCGGGAACTGGCCGAGCGCCTCCACCAGCGCGTCGTTGATGTTGGTGCCGCCCACCGCGCGCAATCCTTCGACGAACTGCACGCCCCGCCGCCGGCCGGCCTCGTCGGCGCGGATCAACCCGCTCTCCATCAGCCGCGTCTCACCCGAGAAGGCGATCACGTTGTAGCGGTCGGTGGCGCGCAGCCCCCGCACGCCGTAGGCGAGGGCGCGCCGGGCCTTCTCGATCTTCCCCTCCTCGTTCATCGACCCCGACACGTCGAGCACGAAGACCACGTCCTTGGCCGGGTACTCGCGCTCGTCGATGGTGCTCTTCGGCGAGAGGAGGAGGAGGAAGTAGCCGTCCTTCCCCGGCTCGCGGTAGGTGAAGAGGCTCATCCCCACCTCGCGCGCGGACGGGGCGTAGAAGAGCTGGAAGTCGCGCCGCTCGGCCCGCCGGTCGCCCTCGAAGCTCACCGACACCTGCCGGTCGCCGTCGCGGCGGCGCACGTCCACCTGGTGGCTCGGCGAGTAGACGGTGCGCACGGGCTCGCCGGCCCTGAGCTCCACGCGCCCCGAGAAGCGCTCGACCGGGGCGGCGTTGCGCCCGGTGCCCAGGGGGTAGCGGTAGCCCACGGTGCCGCTCTCGGCGCGCAGCACCTGCGTGTAGGTGAGCTCCAGCTTCTTGGTGGAGCGCGGGAGGATGGGGAAGATGCTGGCCTGGAAGAGGTTCTCGCCCGCGTACTCCAGCAGCCCGGGGTCGCGCACGCGGCGGACGATGGCGTCGTAGATGCGGCGCGCCTCCTCGCGGGGGCGCACCTCGCCCACCAGGCGCCGGTCGCCGTCCCAGATGGCGAACTCACTGACGCTGGCGCCCTCGGGGATCGGGAAGAAGTAGGTGCCCTCGAGCGTGGCGCCGGTCTCGTTGCGGAAGACCTGGGTGACGTGCGTGGTGGCCACCTG
This window harbors:
- the ppk1 gene encoding polyphosphate kinase 1; amino-acid sequence: MRAEERAVSLPDEAPPPPRTRARPPRGFPTAGGVALPRVPRSVSPLPLPRGADLDHPSLYFNRELGLLDFNWRVFHQALDARTPLLERVRFLAIAAANLDEFFQKRVGGLKRQQAARVQLLSMDGRTPADQLQLIGEEALEMYLALADAWERTLKPLLRSEAGVVVSHYAELDERQRAALDHYFREQIYPVLTPLAVDPGHPFPFISNLSISLAVLMRHAARSTYHFARVKVPSAQGRWLPVPHSESRFHFVPVEQVIQANVGQLFRGMEIVSAHAFRVTRNADVRRGDAAEDLLAMISEELRERRFAPVVRLEVDREMSKEVRQLLLRELELEDDDVYEASGPMALSDCARLADLDIPAHRYEPWEPVVPDPLQHEGETEEERNIFAILRRGDILVHHPYDSFTGSVQRLLEEAADDPRVIGIKQTLYRTGAESPIVRALLRAAERGKQVAVLIEVTARFDEENNIRGAEMLEDAGVHVTYGLVGLKTHSKVTLIVRDEGGRPRTYCHIGTGNYHAGTARVYTDVGLLTANAEVGDDLVNLFHFLTGYAPDQQYSQLVVAPRDMRRVFEERIAREVAQHERTGDGRIIAKMNALDDPGVIKELYRASRAGVRVDLIVRGHSRLRPGLRGFSENIRVVSIVGRFLEHDRVYYFHNRGDPEIFIGSADWRERNLNERVETVVPVLDAALRDRLVQILHYALADNRLAWDLHPDGRYVQRSPAPDEPEVNYHELLMRDALERSRRSARPWEVNV
- a CDS encoding hemolysin family protein: MSDVVLQVLLVLFLLLLNGVFAMSEIAVVSARKSRLRHRADEGSAGARRALALAEDPSRFLATVQVGITLVGILAGAYGGAKLSEPLAGAIARTPALAEYAEAIALAAVVLAITYFSLVLGELVPKRIGLNNPEKIAELVAPPMSLLSRLGRPLVALLTVSTDVVLSVLRIRRPEEPPVTEAEVSGLIEQGTEAGVFSAEERELVERVFWLADQRVSTVMTPRVDVVWLDVADPPEVHRRIMLEAAHQHFPLCDGSLDDVLGIVSVRDLWAAGLQERDTSLRAVAREPLFVPGTVRALRVLERMRQGGHEVALVVDEYGGTDGLVTLKDLVEEIVGDIHLEGAHADPEVVRRDDGSLLVDGGVLMDELRDLLELEERRGEDRHEYHTVGGFVATQLGRVPSAGDHFETDEMRVEVMDMDGNRVDKVLVTPRAGRSSPGEP
- a CDS encoding EamA family transporter, producing the protein MGYLFVLAAAVLWGLIGPVSRLALQGGVGPLEIAFWRALIAAACFGAHALALGKTRLERRDLPAVAAFGIVGVALLFASYFYAVQTGGAALASVLLYTAPVWVAVFSALFLRERMTGRKLAAIGLAVAGVVGIAATSGGGGVRLGAAALFWGLLSGWSYALYYLFGKRYFERYHAATLFLYALPVGALALLPLVRFAPKTAAAWAAIVFLAVVPTYLSYLFYSAGLRRVEATRAATVATIEPVVAAVAAWLAWGERLGLGGYLFACLIVAAVVLMVTGGRSGATDPPSATEGLDVHP
- a CDS encoding MarR family transcriptional regulator, producing MPGKIQAQIRQSKPFPSLEEEAFLNVLRTANTLSQGASELLKQHDLTLTQYNVLRILRGAGEQGLTAGEIGERMITRDPDVTRLLDRLEKRGLAERWRCTEDRRVVWTRITPAGLAAIAPLDHQITELHCRQLGHLGRDRLETLIELLESARDNAEALEAVETG
- a CDS encoding VIT and VWA domain-containing protein; the encoded protein is MNPRRLLPTLLLLLAAVPLAAQGIIVPECRDCRRPWVPEGGRITSLPIESVVIDTKIEGQVATTHVTQVFRNETGATLEGTYFFPIPEGASVSEFAIWDGDRRLVGEVRPREEARRIYDAIVRRVRDPGLLEYAGENLFQASIFPILPRSTKKLELTYTQVLRAESGTVGYRYPLGTGRNAAPVERFSGRVELRAGEPVRTVYSPSHQVDVRRRDGDRQVSVSFEGDRRAERRDFQLFYAPSAREVGMSLFTYREPGKDGYFLLLLSPKSTIDEREYPAKDVVFVLDVSGSMNEEGKIEKARRALAYGVRGLRATDRYNVIAFSGETRLMESGLIRADEAGRRRGVQFVEGLRAVGGTNINDALVEALGQFPREGDRPRLLVFVTDGIPTVGETNVERILANVDRARRAGMRLFTFGVGYDVNTRLLDRVAAENGGVADYVAPQEDLEVKVSGFFDKVNHPVLTNLRLDLGPVRSDLVYPRRLPDLFKGTQLALVGRYRNERDLAGVTLRLSGNASPTQTFVYPNQRFPLRDERHEWLPRLWAVRRVGWLMEQIRTHGEARELRDEVVDLGTRYGIVTPYTSYLALEPGAEANLERPRDFAGQGQVGGAVRDRDGGRVRRDGAVPPPPPPPPPPPPAMMPSQVQAQTGEAAVAQSRAARTMQDAVSLEGVVVTGGGVQRVGDKTFHLRDGVWTDAEIKADTRLPETAVTFGTEEYFELVRRVPALARYFALGEQVAVIHDGRVYRTRAATP